AAACAGCCATTATCAATCATTGGGCAAGCATTATGATGATTGAATGTTTGCGTGTGTATATTGAAAAATTACCAGAGGCGACAGAGAATTGGCTAAAAGCCATGAAGGATCCTTTTTTGACCAAAGCGCTGGCAGCGATGCATGAAGCGCCGAGTCAAAACTGGACCATCCATAGACTTGCTGAAACGGCAGGCATGTCACGCTCAAGCTTCGCGCAACGTTTTAAAGATACGGTTGGTGTGCCACCGCTGACGTATCTTATCGATTACCGTTTACGGCTGGCAGCGCGGTATCTGCGCTTGCAACAAAACAGTATCAGTCGTATCAGTGAGCTTGTCGGGTATGCTTCTGACTCTACATTCAGCCAAGCATTTAAGCGTGTTTATGGCGTATCGCCAAAAGCGTACCGTCAGCAATATCGTCAACAAAACATCGCTTAGCTAAGCACAATCAGATATCTTCCACTATAGACAGGCATTAAGGCAGTTACTGCGCCCTTAATGCCTGTTTTTGCATATACGCATGACTTTTTGATAAGGTTAGCAATCTGATTCTGACACGTGGTATTTTGATGATGCACAGCTGACAATGTGTGTGTGTTCAGGTACTATGGAGGGATGAGTCATCTAGACAAAAATGTTTGTGAGCGCGCCATATTACTGATAGCGCTGTCTGATAGCATGATCTAGACGATGTTTATTTTTGCTGCTGATGGTACGTTATGACTGAACCGACCGCAAAGCCAAACGCACACCCGAATAACCAACAGGGCAATGCTGCGTCTGCCAAAGAACCAAGCAAGACGAGTGACAATCATACTGAGATAGAAAATAAGGACAATCAAGATTTGGTAGAGCCTTCGCCAAAGGGTCACATGACTGAAACACTCGATAAAGCGGCGTTATTGGCGCTATTTATATTACCAGATACTGAAGAACACATTACTGGACAAACCAGTGCTGAAAATACCAAAGTTCGAGAAAGTGCAGAGTCATCTACTGCGCTGACTGAAAGTAGTATTGCTGAGCAACGAGTGGCGCTTTATCACACTCAACATGAGCGTACACGGTTACTGTACCTCGCATCAGCTGCAATACGTCCCACTTATTTGGTCCAAACACTCAAATCGCAATTTGCAGAGTATCATCAATATCTACTCGCCCAGCAACTTGATAAGCGTGGTCTGATGGATACGGATGGATTGGATCGTTTGTGGCAGCAGCTGCACGTGGTCGATGATATCATCGCTGACATTGTACGCCATATGCCAGCGCAGCAGCCAGCAGGGTGGCAACTCACTACTCAAGATGGACACAATCCACTGTGTTTTGCGACTGTCGGTAAGCTCAAACATGGCAAACCGATTCGAGATCAAGGCAGTTTAAATAGCTACGTACTCGGTCATTTTGGTGTGAGTAGCTTTACCTATGATCGCGGCTACTATATAGGGCATGTGGTTGGGTATTTATTCAGTTGCTATTTTTGCGCCCATCTGTCGATCAGTTATGGTGTCTCAGCGCTTGGTCAGCAAGTGATAGCAGATTATGACTATGCCAGTCTGGAAACCCCGCATATGGTGAGACTGCTACAGGGGTTGGATGGTTATTGCAAAAAACGCATTTATCAACTGGCGGTTATTTGTGCACGTTTGAGTGTGTTTGCCAGTGATAAGCGTATCGAGAGAATGCTGATTGCAGAAGTCAATGATTTTGATAAGAAGTTGCAACAGCAGCATTTAGACGTCTTGTTATTACAAGGGTTAATGCCAGACAGTAATGATTCTACCCCACTTTTTTGAACATGCCATACGCTAGGTAAAGACTCTCTTAAAGCAGGCGCTTAAACCTGTACCTTTGTTTGTTGACCTTAGGATATTTGCTGCTATGCCCGCTTATCATTTTAAAGCGCTTGACGATCGCGGCGGTGTCCAAAAAGGCTTGCTCGAGGGCGACTCTGCGCGGCAAGTGCGTCAGCAATTGCGTGACAAGCAGTGGACGCCTGTTGAAATCAGTGCAGTCAATGATCGACAAAGTAAACATAAAAGCCGCTACAAAAAACCCTCCGCTTATGAGTTGGCGTTACTCACACGCCAATTGTCTGTCTTATTGGCAGCTGGTATTCCGCTTGAAGAAACTTTAGCAGCGGTCGCCAAACAGTCTCCAAAAACCCATATCAAATCGTTAATGCTGGCGGTACGCTCCCATGTGTTAGAAGGGCTTAGTTTGGCGCGGGCATTACAACAAGCGGCGAGCTTTCCACCTTTATACATTGCCACTATTGCTGCTGGTGAAAAATCAGGACACTTGGACCTAATTCTCAACCAGTTGGCAGATTACACCGAAAATCGTTTTGCCTTGCAAAAAAAGATTCAAGGCGCGATGGTTTATCCCATTGTACTGATGGTGATGGCCGTTGGGGTGATTATGGGTTTGATGAGCTTTGTGGTGCCCAAAATTGTCAAAGTGTTTGAGCAGTCTGAGCAAGCGTTGCCGCTGATTACTCAGGTGGTTTTGACGCTTTCAAACATTATCACCCAGTGGTGGTGGTTGATGCTCTTGGTATTGGGAAGTATGGCGTTTTTGTTTTATCGGTTTGCTCAGACCAATGCAGGCAAATTGACCATCGATAGTGTCGTGCTGAGATTGCCCATATTGGCACGATTGTCTAAAGGCCTCAATGCCGCACGCTTTGCCAGTACACTTGCCATATTGGTACGTTCAGGTGTGCCACTAATTGAAGCGCTACATATAGGCGCTGCCGTAACGACCAATTTGCATATCAAGCAGACCATTATTGTGGCTGCTGATAGAGTGACTGAAGGCTCAAGCCTATCGAGTCAACTTGAAAAATCACCATATTTTCCACCAATGATGGTACAAATGATCAAAAGTGGTGAAAACTCAGGCGAGCTTGAAAACATGCTTAGTCGCGCAGCCAACATGCAGGAGGCTGAAGCCACTAACTTTATCAGCACGCTACTGTCATTACTCGAGCCTTTAATGCTGGTACTGATGGGGGTTGTGGTAATGATTATTGTGATGGCGGTCATGCTACCGATCGTCAATATGAACGATCTGGCAGGTTAGCAAATGGCCAATATCACATCTGATTTATTGCCGCTCTGCCTCTATTAGAAAATAGATTCATTGCTTATCTGATTTTCTACCTATCTTTTATTACCTCTATCTTGCTAAATCTTGTGTTAGCTTTCTTAAGATTTGCTTACTGTAGTATATTTTTGATTCACACACTTTTTTGCTACTTTAACTACCGCTATAAAGCTATAGTAAACGCGAACGCAAACTTGCTTTTAGTGGGCGTGTTTTATTGTGACGGTTGTTCATAGTAGACGCTACTAACAATCCACTGGCAGCGCTGGATAAAACCAAAATCATGGTTTATAGTGATAATTGTTTCAATCCTCATTATGATGATGCTAATGAGTGCGACTTGGACGCTACTTTTACTATGTATACAACCGTGATGACAAAAGTTATGACTGACACAAACCATGTAAATACGATGCCAAAGCCCACCGTTAATACTGCCAAAATTCAGGTAAACGATGTGAGCGATAATAAAACCGTTTTTAAGCAACGCCGTTTAGTAAGCCGATCCAATCAGTCAGGGTTTACCCTTATTGAGATTATGGTGGTCATTGTTATTTTGGCCATTCTTGCGGGTTTAGTGGTACCAAAGGTAGTTGGGCAGAGTGATAAAGCGCGCGTTAAAACGACTGAGACTGCGCTGGCTACTGTTTCAAATGCGCTCGATATGTATAAGGTGGATAATTCACGTTATCCGACCACAGCACAAGGGCTTGAAGCGCTGACTACGCCACCCGCCGAGGCCAAAAACTATCCGGATGGTGGCTATATCAAAGGCGGTTATCCAACCGATGGCTGGGAAAACGAACTGCAATATGTAGCACCAGGCGGTGAAGGTCGACCTTACGATTTATTTTCATTGGGGGCAGATGGTCAGCAGGGCGGTGAAGGTCAAGATGCTGATATTTATGCCACGTTATAAATTTTAGACTCGTCAATGCTAAAAAGGTTTGCAGCAAAGGCTTTCTGATATGTGGCTTGTTTGCTGACTCAGTCATTTCTGACAATCGCTATACATCAACCAATCATACGTTATTGGTTGATGTTTTTATCGGTAGATAAAATAAGCGCCATTTCATATATTCTTGCGTATTAGGACAGTCCCATTCCTATCAGCTTTTAGGCGTTGATGCCAACTACCTCGCTATTGCCAGAGTAGTTAGGCCTTAACCAACCGTCATTGTAAGTAGACATTAAGGTAGTTACTCATGTTAATTCAAATGCCCACAACGAAACCAATCCCTACAGGTAAATGTCATTCTAAACAGTCTGGTACGTTTGCCATTGTGAGTGCCGCGTTAATAACGGCCTTATCGATGGTATCTATCAACACTCAGGCAGCAGGGTTAAATGATCTGTTTGGTAACAACAATGCGGCACAGTCCAAGTTTTTGCCAGTAGAACAAGCGTTTCAAGTGAGTACCATGACCAAAGCGACTTCTAAAGGTACGCAATTATCCATTAATTTTGATATCACGCCTGGTCATTATGTGTATAAAAATCAGCTGACTTTAAAATTCCCTAAAGGAGTGAGTGCAGCGCCTTTTACTTTTAGCCAATCGCCTGTTTCTATTGATGATCCTACGTTTGGTAAAGTGCCCGTATTTACGCAAAAAAACATGGTAGCGACTACCATACTAACCACCAATAACGGTAAAGCTGCGAAAAATGTACCTGTTATGATTGGTTGGCAAGGCTGCGCTAAAGCGGGATTGTGTTATCCACCAGAAAAAATCAAAACCACAGTCAATATTGCTGTGACACGCAAATAAACATTGTGTAATTCGGCTCAAATATTAGTAGGAAATCGCATGTTAGCAACAAAAAGGGAGCCTGCCATGTCTACCAAATCAATAGAACAAACCTCATCGCTAACGGCAAATCGTCCCTCAAAAAAATCTTATCTACTGGCATTTGCTGTAAGCAGTAGCTCACTACTTACTGGGCTGTTACCAACTGCGTTTGTCGCTACAGGGTTGACTGCGACCTCGACCATGACGCAAGCAGCGGGATTAGGCGATTTATTTGGCAAAGATCAAAGTGGCGCAAAGTCAGAGTTTTTACCAGTAGCGCAAGCGTTTCAGGTCAGTAGCAGTAGTAACGCTGTTAAGTCTGGTACGCGCTTGGCTATCAACTTTGACATTACCCCAGGTCATTACGTTTATAAAGACCAAATCAAGCTGACTTTGCCTGCCGGTGTGACCGCAGCGCCTTTTAGTTTTAGTCAGTCCCCCATTTCAATTGATGATCCAACCTTTGGCCAAGTACCAGTATTTGACCAAGCCAACATGGTTGCCACCACGCTTTTGACCAATAATAGTGGCAAAAGCTTAAACAATGCGGCCGTGGTGATTGGGTGGCAGGGCTGTGCCAAAGCGGGGCTTTGTTATCCACCAGAAAAAATCAAAACCACGGTCAATATTGCTGCGACTGGCGAGATTCGTGCGGACAATACAGCAGTAGATACTGCAACGCCCAATTTGGCCGATGCCAGTAGTCTAGAGTCTGAAGCAGACAACGCTGAAGTAGGTAGTGTGGCAGATGACGACGTTGTTGATTATGCGTTAATGGATGACGTGGCGTTAGAGGGCGAGCTTGCAGCAACCAGTACGATCTCTGGTGCTGATAGTGAGGTAACCAGTAGCAGTACGACAAACAACGCTGCGACAAACAATGCCACCCTTGCTTCTCAAAACGCTGTTGATGGCGATCCTTTTGGTTTGGCGTCTCATCCTTGGTTGGCTTTGGTATTATTGTTTTTAGCAGGTCTGGGTTTGGCTTTGACGCCATGCGTGCTACCAATGTTGCCTATCGTTGCCAATATTGTTGCCCGTGAAGAGAACCCAACGGTAAAACGCGGTGTTATTTTAACCACCAGCTACGCCATCGGGGTGGCTATTGCTTACGGTATTTTGGGTGCGCTGATTGCCGTGTTTGGTGAGTCATTGGGCATCATTGGTTGGTTACAAAACCCCGTTATTCTTATTAGCTTTGCCGTTATCTTCGTTCTATTGGCCTTATATATGCTGGGCGTATTTAGCATTCGCTTACCACGTGCTCTTAGTAATAAGATGCAAGGCTTGAGTCAAGCGGGCGATAGTAAGCTTGGTAGTGCAGGCGGCAGTTTACTCGCTGGATTCTTGTCAGCCTTAGTGGTGTCACCTTGTGTGTCCGCACCGCTGTTTGGCGCGCTTTTGGCGGTGTCTACGATTGGTAATCCCTTGCTTGGTTTTGCGGCTTTATTCATGCTTGGTTTTGGCTTATCAGCACCGCTTATCTTAATTGGCGCGACTCAAGGCAAGATCATGCCAAAAGCTGGCGAGTGGATGAACTGGGTCAAGATCGGTTTTGCTCTATTACTCTTTGCCGTTGCACTATTACTGATTGAACGGGTCTTTATTTCGCCTGTCATGCTGATGGTGTGGGCATTATGGTTTATGGTCGTCGCGACATGGGCGTGGAGTTGGTTGGGTAAAGGTCGTCTGCTTACTCAAGCACTGGGCTTGGTTGTCGGTATTTGGGCGGTTTGTTTGATAGTGGGCGCGGCATTGGGCAATGATGATAGCTTACATCCTTTGGCTTCATTAAGTGCAGCACCTATGATGCAATCGACAAGTGGTCAGCCCTCAATCAACAATGGTGCTGCGGACAAAAACATTACCACGCTTGCCGAGCTTGATTCGATCATCGCCGAAAATCCCAAGGTAATCGTTGATCTGACAGCAGACTGGTGCGTTGAATGCCGCATCATGGACAAGAATTTATTTCACAATCGTCCAGCACAAATGCAAGATTGGCAATTGGTCAAACTTGATATCACAGAAACAACTGAAGATTCTAAAGCGGTGCTCGCTCGTTACAAGTTGTTTGGGCCACCTGCTTTATTGTATTACCGAGATGGTCAGTTTGTTCAGCAGCAAGTAGGTGAGATTGCTCGTGCTGATTTTGAGCAAACGCTGACGAATCTGAACTAATACTTAACAAGACTCGTTAAGTTGTATATAAATCTAAAGAATATAAGAGAGCCAACACACCATCAAGACCGTGTGTTGGCTTTTTTATTTTACCTAAAAATTTATATTCAAACATATGGTTTAGAAGCCATTTTATCTATTTACCTCTATATTATGTAGCAATAATGCTAGTATAGTGTCTATCTTTTCACTACAATAAAGCAACAATACTGAAGGAGCATTACACATTGTAATGACCACCTTTGATGTCCATATATCATTGATTTTTAGCTCTAGCAATGCTATCGATGGCCATATTCATTATCTTATATACTCTGCTGGCGATACGGTCAGTTAGATAAAGGACACTTATGTTTTCCCATATTATTCCGCAGCGTCCGTCTATGGATATTATCAAAACACGCAAAAATAGCTCACCTCAGATGAATAAACATCATTTGAGCATCGCCGTTGGGATCGCGCTCAGTTGTTTTGCCGTACAAGCACAAGCTGCTCAGACTTATAATGAGTTGCCAATACCAGAAACGGCACCTAAATATGATAATGACGGTTTGGTACAAGGCGCTACTCAGCCATCAATGACTGCTAAGCCCGTAACAACCACTCAGAATCGCCAAATGCTTGTTGATCAGCAAGCTAAGTTGTTTTTTGATTGCACTCAAGTTCAGACCAGTGCTGCGCGCTTGGCTTGCTTTGACAAAGTAGCAGCAGAAGGTGCCACGCCAAGTTATGTCAATAACAAACAAGCAGTCGATTTGGCAAAAACCTTTAAAACGACGATTTCAGGTAATCCGCAATTTGTTTTTAGTGAAGAAAATACGACAATCACTAGCGCGAATAATGACGCTTCTGATGTGGTTGCCAATGGGGCGGCTACTGATGGTCTAGATACGGTTGGATTGACGCAAAGAGAAGCAGAAGTATTAGAAGATGTGGGCGTAAGCCAGACGGATATAGAAAAATATACACCGCTTAGTCTATCCTATGATCTTGATAAAAACAGTGAGCGCGGCACTTGGACAGTTCGACCATATCGCCCGACTTATATATTGCCATTGTTTTATACCTTTGATCCGAACTTAGGGCCGAGTACGCCATCGCAGCCTGAAGAGCCTTACACCTCTAACGATGTACGCAATACTGAGCTAAAATTCCAGTTGTCTTTGAAGAGCAAAGTGGCTGAAGACTTATTCGATACCAATGCAGATTTGTGGTTTGGTTATACGCAAGAGTCGCATTGGCAGGTCTATAATGAAGACAACTCTCGACCTTTTCGTGCTACGGACTATCAGCCTGAGATATTTTTGACACAACCAGTGACGGCTGATTTACCATTTGGCGGGCGTTTACGTATGTTAGGCGCGGGTGCAGTTCACCATTCGAATGGTCAAGACGATCCATTATCACGCTCATGGAACCGTGCTTATTTGATGGCAGGTGCTGAGTGGGGCAAGTTGTCAGTAATACCGCGTCTATGGACTCGAATCAGCAATGAAAGAGCCAATGAAGATGACAATCCAGATATCGAAGATTTCATGGGTTATGGTGATGTTAAATTCCTATATGATTTAGCGAATCAGCAGAGCATCAGCGGTACTTTACGCTACAATCCAAGTACCAGTAAAGGGGCCGCACAAATTGATTATGTGTATCCATTGACCAAAAACGTCAATGGTTTTGTGCAGGTATTCCAAGGTTATGGCGAATCTCTCATAGATTACAATCATGAAAACACGTCTATTGGCTTTGGTATCGTACTCAATGATTGGAAAGGTTTTTAATCGCATCAACGTGTAGAGTGAATGATGCGTTATTTGGCTCCTTATCAAACAGGATTGTGGCTGGCAGAGTATTTCGACATACGCTGCCAGCTTTGTCGTACCTATCGTAGCGTACCGCAACCTCAGCTTGCACACGCTTATTCATCACAGGATGTAGAAAGTAGGGGTGATGCGGCTACCCAATTTTTACCAAGCCGTCCTTCTTCGATGGCCAAATATCGCCAACGCTTTAATAGTGGTCTGCTTTGTAAACACTGTCATCATAGTATCACTTGGTTACCTACGCCTTTTACGGTAGATATCGCTGCAGGCACTATCTTACCGATTCAAGCCGCAACCTATTACGACTATCCAATGCGGCAAGCGATTAGAGCGTTCAAATACCGTGAGAATATGACCAAGCTGCCATTGTTGCTACATACTTTACGTCAGCTGCCACGTCCTCACGGCTGTCACAAAAACAATAGTGTGATTGTTGCGATGCCAACGACTGAGCAACGATTGATCAAGCGCGGCTTTGACCCTGTGCTTGTTTTGGCCACCCAATTGTCTAAACACTGGCAAATACCACTATGGCAAGGCGTCGCACGTATTGACAATACGGTCAGTCAGCAAGGATTGACACGAGCGGAGCGCTTAAGCAATTTGGACAATGCTTTTGCTTTGATTGAAAAGCCCCCTGTTAAGCGTCTCTTATTGTTCGATGATGTAGCAACGACAGGTGCCAGTTTGCAGGCGTTGGGGCAAGCCATATGCAGTCAAACAATGCCTTTAACCAGCGATGAATCACATACTACAGACTACTATCATATTCGTGCCTATGCGTTAGCTCATGGTAGCCAATCCTAATATCGACCTATCCTTCTCATACCTACTATTGTATTGCTAAAGCATACCCTAAACGCTATATTATAAAAGTTAAATATATCAATCTGTTATCTATTAGCGTCAAGTTTTTTGTGCTTACTGAACAACATTCGCATATAAACGGTAAAGTTTAAACTTTCTAAAATATTTATTTTATTCCTTAAATTTATATAAAGTATTTTCTGAATATTATGGAATAAATATTGCATGGTATATGTTAGATATATAGAAGTAATGGACCTACAAGAAGTAGCATTACTACCATCTTTCTCAAAAAGATATTGACAATAAAAAGCCCGTGTCAGCTACCAATAGGAATACGATGTGAACGCATCTGCGAACAACTTACCATTGAAGCAAAAAATGACCAGCTCAGGATTCACCCTGATTGAGCTGATGGTAACAATCGCTGTGCTTGCCATTATTGTCAGTATTGCTGCGCCCAATATAAGTACTCAATTGGCCAATCAACGCGTGAAGTCGACAGCTGCCATATTTGAAAATGCGCTGAAAGAAGCGAAAGTTGAGAGTGTCATTCGTCGTCAGAATGTAACAATTATATATAATGCCGCTGCTACACCTAAGACACTAACGCTGCGAGCTAATAATAACGATATAGCACGCTATAATATCAATAATAGAAGTAGTGTTGATCAGAGAATCACTCCAGCTGGCGTCAACAGTATTATATTTCGACCTGATAAAACAATAGCTAATGGTGCCACAGTCATCTATACCATCTGCGATAGTGGTTCTAATAGCGAGACACCTAGACAAGTGAATCTTAGCCGTATTGGCAATGTGGATACTAAGAACGCTGGGAGATGTTGATGAAGATTGAAGCCACACAAGCTGGTGTAGGATTGATCGAGGTAATGGTTGCATTATTGTTACTCGGGGTAGCTGTATTAGGGTTTAGCGCCATGCAAATGTCAGCAATTAAAGCGACAGACGAAAGTCTGATGCGTACTCGTTCTTTAACTATTATGCGAGGCGGTGCAGAGACGATGCGTACGAATCCTAGCGGGATTGCTGCTTTTAAAGCAGCGATAAACGGTACTTCAGACACTCTAAGTATCGATGAAAAAAATATAACCAAAGATAGTTGTGTGACAAGTGCTAATACCGCTCCTACGGCTGGAGACAGTTGTAATATCAATCAATTGGCGACACGTGATGGATTATTATTAAAGTCATATGCACGCGCTAATGATATTAATATA
This is a stretch of genomic DNA from Psychrobacter alimentarius. It encodes these proteins:
- the gspF gene encoding type II secretion system inner membrane protein GspF → MPAYHFKALDDRGGVQKGLLEGDSARQVRQQLRDKQWTPVEISAVNDRQSKHKSRYKKPSAYELALLTRQLSVLLAAGIPLEETLAAVAKQSPKTHIKSLMLAVRSHVLEGLSLARALQQAASFPPLYIATIAAGEKSGHLDLILNQLADYTENRFALQKKIQGAMVYPIVLMVMAVGVIMGLMSFVVPKIVKVFEQSEQALPLITQVVLTLSNIITQWWWLMLLVLGSMAFLFYRFAQTNAGKLTIDSVVLRLPILARLSKGLNAARFASTLAILVRSGVPLIEALHIGAAVTTNLHIKQTIIVAADRVTEGSSLSSQLEKSPYFPPMMVQMIKSGENSGELENMLSRAANMQEAEATNFISTLLSLLEPLMLVLMGVVVMIIVMAVMLPIVNMNDLAG
- the gspG gene encoding type II secretion system major pseudopilin GspG — its product is MTDTNHVNTMPKPTVNTAKIQVNDVSDNKTVFKQRRLVSRSNQSGFTLIEIMVVIVILAILAGLVVPKVVGQSDKARVKTTETALATVSNALDMYKVDNSRYPTTAQGLEALTTPPAEAKNYPDGGYIKGGYPTDGWENELQYVAPGGEGRPYDLFSLGADGQQGGEGQDADIYATL
- the dsbD gene encoding protein-disulfide reductase DsbD — translated: MSTKSIEQTSSLTANRPSKKSYLLAFAVSSSSLLTGLLPTAFVATGLTATSTMTQAAGLGDLFGKDQSGAKSEFLPVAQAFQVSSSSNAVKSGTRLAINFDITPGHYVYKDQIKLTLPAGVTAAPFSFSQSPISIDDPTFGQVPVFDQANMVATTLLTNNSGKSLNNAAVVIGWQGCAKAGLCYPPEKIKTTVNIAATGEIRADNTAVDTATPNLADASSLESEADNAEVGSVADDDVVDYALMDDVALEGELAATSTISGADSEVTSSSTTNNAATNNATLASQNAVDGDPFGLASHPWLALVLLFLAGLGLALTPCVLPMLPIVANIVAREENPTVKRGVILTTSYAIGVAIAYGILGALIAVFGESLGIIGWLQNPVILISFAVIFVLLALYMLGVFSIRLPRALSNKMQGLSQAGDSKLGSAGGSLLAGFLSALVVSPCVSAPLFGALLAVSTIGNPLLGFAALFMLGFGLSAPLILIGATQGKIMPKAGEWMNWVKIGFALLLFAVALLLIERVFISPVMLMVWALWFMVVATWAWSWLGKGRLLTQALGLVVGIWAVCLIVGAALGNDDSLHPLASLSAAPMMQSTSGQPSINNGAADKNITTLAELDSIIAENPKVIVDLTADWCVECRIMDKNLFHNRPAQMQDWQLVKLDITETTEDSKAVLARYKLFGPPALLYYRDGQFVQQQVGEIARADFEQTLTNLN
- a CDS encoding phospholipase A — its product is MFSHIIPQRPSMDIIKTRKNSSPQMNKHHLSIAVGIALSCFAVQAQAAQTYNELPIPETAPKYDNDGLVQGATQPSMTAKPVTTTQNRQMLVDQQAKLFFDCTQVQTSAARLACFDKVAAEGATPSYVNNKQAVDLAKTFKTTISGNPQFVFSEENTTITSANNDASDVVANGAATDGLDTVGLTQREAEVLEDVGVSQTDIEKYTPLSLSYDLDKNSERGTWTVRPYRPTYILPLFYTFDPNLGPSTPSQPEEPYTSNDVRNTELKFQLSLKSKVAEDLFDTNADLWFGYTQESHWQVYNEDNSRPFRATDYQPEIFLTQPVTADLPFGGRLRMLGAGAVHHSNGQDDPLSRSWNRAYLMAGAEWGKLSVIPRLWTRISNERANEDDNPDIEDFMGYGDVKFLYDLANQQSISGTLRYNPSTSKGAAQIDYVYPLTKNVNGFVQVFQGYGESLIDYNHENTSIGFGIVLNDWKGF
- a CDS encoding ComF family protein, yielding MMRYLAPYQTGLWLAEYFDIRCQLCRTYRSVPQPQLAHAYSSQDVESRGDAATQFLPSRPSSMAKYRQRFNSGLLCKHCHHSITWLPTPFTVDIAAGTILPIQAATYYDYPMRQAIRAFKYRENMTKLPLLLHTLRQLPRPHGCHKNNSVIVAMPTTEQRLIKRGFDPVLVLATQLSKHWQIPLWQGVARIDNTVSQQGLTRAERLSNLDNAFALIEKPPVKRLLLFDDVATTGASLQALGQAICSQTMPLTSDESHTTDYYHIRAYALAHGSQS
- a CDS encoding pilus assembly FimT family protein, which translates into the protein MNASANNLPLKQKMTSSGFTLIELMVTIAVLAIIVSIAAPNISTQLANQRVKSTAAIFENALKEAKVESVIRRQNVTIIYNAAATPKTLTLRANNNDIARYNINNRSSVDQRITPAGVNSIIFRPDKTIANGATVIYTICDSGSNSETPRQVNLSRIGNVDTKNAGRC
- the pilV gene encoding type IV pilus modification protein PilV, which encodes MKIEATQAGVGLIEVMVALLLLGVAVLGFSAMQMSAIKATDESLMRTRSLTIMRGGAETMRTNPSGIAAFKAAINGTSDTLSIDEKNITKDSCVTSANTAPTAGDSCNINQLATRDGLLLKSYARANDINIGMVPNGCPGTSGKQELQCFVASWGDTTVELSDTESKACAKANGSYKNGAECFIMEAY